A window of Deltaproteobacteria bacterium contains these coding sequences:
- a CDS encoding IclR family transcriptional regulator yields the protein MAGKDNTSETLAKGLWILDIFGDDDVGFTLSQISRRTSINKTSVYRYVNTFCDLGFLKRDDRTGLYRLGVRMLALAHAMLEKSELERAVKIQVDTAHERHGVHVDVGLLSGDSLYLIYRRESQDTKAFRSFSYGSDPYYLAAGKAALAFMDHAELEALVGRLDLTPKTERTIVSRQALLDDLREAADRGYARNREEFVPGLIAIGAPLFSLRTGKVVGGVSFDSSTDRHSMEEFEALFAGSLVELAKKISAVVSW from the coding sequence ATGGCAGGAAAGGACAATACTTCTGAAACATTGGCCAAGGGCCTGTGGATCCTCGATATTTTCGGCGATGACGACGTCGGCTTCACCTTGTCCCAAATTTCCCGCCGGACCAGCATCAACAAAACCTCCGTTTATCGCTACGTCAATACCTTTTGCGACCTGGGCTTTTTGAAGCGCGACGACCGTACCGGGCTGTATCGCCTGGGGGTGCGCATGCTGGCCTTGGCCCATGCCATGCTCGAAAAGAGCGAGCTGGAGCGGGCCGTCAAAATTCAGGTCGACACCGCCCACGAGCGCCACGGCGTGCATGTCGATGTCGGCCTGCTGTCCGGCGATTCCCTGTACCTCATCTATCGCCGTGAATCCCAGGACACCAAGGCCTTCCGATCGTTCAGCTACGGGTCCGACCCTTATTACCTAGCCGCGGGCAAGGCCGCCCTGGCCTTCATGGACCACGCGGAACTGGAGGCCCTGGTCGGGCGCCTGGACCTGACCCCCAAGACGGAGCGGACCATTGTTTCCCGGCAAGCGCTGTTGGATGATTTGCGTGAAGCCGCCGATCGGGGATATGCCCGGAATCGCGAGGAGTTCGTGCCTGGCCTGATCGCCATTGGCGCTCCGCTGTTCAGTCTGCGCACGGGCAAGGTGGTGGGTGGAGTCAGCTTTGATTCGTCCACGGATCGCCATTCCATGGAGGAATTCGAGGCACTTTTCGCCGGCTCCCTGGTGGAATTGGCCAAGAAAATTTCAGCGGTGGTTTCCTGGTAA
- a CDS encoding FAD-dependent oxidoreductase codes for MSRKTYDVIIVGGGPAGLFAAYHLTEHAALDVLVIEKGRSPKARNCPLVGEQDCIHCKPCNILSGMGGAGLFSDGKLNFIHKLGKTDLTQFMSAGRAMKLIDETEAIFNRFGMDGKVYPTNIEEARSIRKEARKFGIDLLVIKQKHLGSDNLPGHITGMVEYIESKGVTVATNEEVQDVLVENGEIQGVVSAKGKYYAKNVILAPGRVGAEWVGHLVQRHGLAVTQRGIEVGVRVEVHNEIMQDLCAIIYDPTFFIRTSKYDDLTRTFCTNYGGFIAQENYQDFVCVNGHAYMDKKSENTNFAFLSKVVLNDPVTDNQAYGESIGRLATLIGGGKPILQRFGDLKRGRRSTWNRIRNSYIEPTLKKVVCGDIAMALPERILANLVEGLEKLNLVVPGVANDETLLYAPEIKFFATQVECGENLETAIRGLYVAGDGPGVAGNIVSAAATGLIPAKDILAKR; via the coding sequence ATGTCCAGGAAGACGTATGACGTCATCATCGTTGGCGGCGGCCCGGCCGGGTTGTTCGCGGCCTATCATCTGACCGAGCACGCCGCCTTGGATGTGCTGGTCATCGAGAAGGGTCGGTCTCCCAAGGCCCGCAACTGCCCGCTGGTGGGCGAGCAGGACTGTATTCATTGCAAGCCCTGCAACATCCTCTCGGGCATGGGCGGAGCCGGGCTGTTTTCCGATGGCAAGCTCAACTTCATCCACAAGTTGGGCAAGACCGATCTGACCCAGTTCATGAGCGCCGGTCGGGCCATGAAGTTGATCGATGAAACCGAGGCCATTTTCAACCGCTTCGGCATGGACGGCAAGGTTTACCCGACCAACATTGAGGAGGCGCGGTCCATCCGCAAGGAAGCACGGAAATTCGGCATCGATCTGCTCGTCATCAAGCAGAAGCATCTGGGCAGCGACAACCTGCCCGGACACATCACCGGCATGGTCGAGTACATCGAGTCCAAGGGCGTGACCGTGGCCACCAACGAGGAGGTCCAGGACGTTCTGGTGGAGAACGGCGAGATCCAGGGCGTGGTGTCGGCCAAGGGCAAGTATTACGCCAAAAATGTCATCCTGGCTCCGGGACGGGTGGGCGCGGAATGGGTCGGGCATCTTGTCCAGCGCCACGGTCTGGCCGTGACCCAGCGCGGTATCGAGGTCGGGGTGCGGGTCGAGGTGCATAACGAGATCATGCAGGATCTATGCGCCATTATCTATGACCCGACCTTCTTTATCCGCACATCCAAGTACGACGATCTGACCCGGACTTTTTGCACCAACTACGGCGGTTTCATCGCCCAGGAAAACTACCAGGACTTCGTGTGCGTCAACGGCCACGCCTACATGGACAAAAAAAGCGAGAACACCAACTTCGCCTTTTTGTCCAAGGTGGTCTTGAACGATCCGGTCACCGACAATCAGGCTTACGGCGAGTCCATCGGCCGCTTGGCGACCCTTATCGGCGGGGGCAAGCCCATTTTGCAGCGTTTTGGGGATCTGAAGCGGGGTCGCCGGTCCACCTGGAACCGTATCCGCAACAGCTATATCGAGCCGACGCTTAAAAAAGTGGTTTGCGGCGACATTGCCATGGCCCTGCCCGAACGCATTCTGGCCAATCTGGTGGAAGGCCTGGAAAAGCTCAATCTGGTGGTGCCGGGCGTGGCCAACGATGAAACCCTGCTCTATGCGCCGGAAATCAAGTTTTTCGCCACCCAGGTCGAATGTGGCGAGAATTTGGAAACGGCCATCCGGGGTCTCTATGTCGCCGGCGACGGGCCGGGAGTGGCCGGGAATATCGTTTCGGCCGCGGCCACGGGGCTCATTCCAGCCAAGGATATTCTGGCCAAGAGGTAA
- a CDS encoding adenylate kinase encodes MNILIFGPNGSGKGTQGSLVKQKYNLDHIESGAIFRKHIGGGTELGKKAKEYIDRGELVPDDITIPMVLDVLKNASPNGWLLDGFPRSIVQAQKLWEALQADGVKLDFVIEILLPRQVAKNRIMGRRLCKNDNNHPNNIFIDAIKPNGDKCRVCGGELSARADDQDEAAIDKRHDIYYDTTTGTLAASYYYKNMAKDAGFKYIELDGEGAINDIKDTLLAQLS; translated from the coding sequence TTGAATATTTTGATTTTCGGACCCAATGGCAGCGGCAAGGGGACTCAGGGTTCCCTGGTGAAGCAGAAGTATAACCTGGATCACATCGAATCCGGGGCCATCTTCCGCAAGCACATTGGCGGCGGCACCGAATTGGGCAAGAAGGCCAAGGAATACATCGATCGCGGCGAGCTGGTCCCCGACGACATCACCATCCCCATGGTTCTGGACGTGCTCAAGAACGCCAGTCCCAACGGCTGGTTGCTGGACGGCTTCCCCCGCTCCATCGTGCAGGCCCAGAAGCTGTGGGAGGCCCTGCAGGCCGACGGCGTCAAACTGGACTTTGTCATTGAAATCCTCCTGCCCCGCCAGGTGGCCAAGAACCGCATCATGGGCCGCCGTTTGTGCAAGAACGACAACAACCACCCCAACAATATCTTCATCGACGCCATCAAGCCCAACGGCGACAAATGCCGTGTCTGCGGCGGCGAACTGTCCGCCCGCGCCGATGACCAGGACGAAGCCGCCATCGACAAGCGTCACGACATCTACTACGACACCACCACGGGCACCCTGGCCGCATCCTATTATTACAAGAACATGGCCAAGGACGCCGGCTTCAAGTACATTGAGCTGGACGGCGAGGGCGCCATCAACGACATCAAGGACACCCTGCTGGCTCAGCTGAGCTAG
- the typA gene encoding translational GTPase TypA, protein MQKNDLIRNIAIIAHVDHGKTTLVDAMFRQSGVFRDNQAMDDRVMDSMDLERERGITIAAKNCSVRWKDVKINIVDTPGHADFGGEVERALSMVDGAVLLVDSSEGPLPQTRFVLKKALDAGLPILVVVNKIDRADARPQEVLDEVYDLFIDLGADEEQLEFPVLYAIGRDGVASPSLDERGENLSCLFDLILERIPGPSFDPAASFQMLVSDLGYSDYLGRLLIGKVKAGRLAEKTDLLCMGENETQTVFRPSKVQAYEGLQLKDQQSVDMGDIVVVAGLENANIGDTICLKESPVRLPRITVDEPTVSMRFTINTSPFAGREGKIVQSRKIKDRLFKEALTNVAIQVEESEDRDSMIVKGRGEFQLAIIIETMRREGFELGVGRPEVICKQKDGKLLEPLEHVYVDCDEAFMGVVTEKLSVRRGKLLNLVNNGSGRVRMEFSVPSRALIGYRDEFLTDTKGTGIMNSLFDGYGEYRGDFPSRFSGSLVCDRAGQAVPYAIFNLEPRGRMFVRPGDAVYEGMIIGEHNRDNDIDINPTKEKKLTNLRASGKDESIILTPVLPMTLEKALNFIRDDEMVEVTPQNIRLRKVELSAQKRHSMVARKKKVEGK, encoded by the coding sequence ATGCAGAAAAATGACCTCATTAGAAATATCGCCATCATCGCCCACGTCGACCATGGCAAGACCACCCTGGTCGACGCCATGTTCCGCCAGTCCGGAGTGTTCCGCGACAATCAGGCCATGGACGACCGCGTCATGGATTCCATGGATCTGGAGCGCGAGCGGGGCATCACCATCGCCGCGAAAAATTGTTCGGTGCGTTGGAAGGACGTGAAGATCAACATCGTGGACACCCCTGGCCACGCCGATTTTGGCGGCGAGGTGGAGCGGGCCCTGTCCATGGTCGATGGCGCGGTGCTGCTGGTGGACTCCTCCGAGGGACCGCTGCCCCAGACCCGCTTCGTGCTCAAGAAGGCCCTGGACGCGGGCCTGCCCATCCTGGTTGTGGTCAACAAGATCGACCGCGCCGACGCACGGCCCCAGGAAGTGCTGGACGAGGTCTATGACCTGTTCATTGATCTGGGGGCCGACGAGGAGCAGCTGGAATTCCCGGTCCTGTACGCCATCGGTCGCGACGGCGTGGCCTCGCCCAGTCTGGACGAGCGCGGGGAAAACCTGAGCTGCCTGTTCGATCTCATTCTGGAACGCATCCCCGGCCCGTCCTTCGACCCGGCGGCGTCGTTCCAGATGCTCGTATCGGATTTGGGCTATTCCGATTATCTGGGTCGTCTTTTGATCGGCAAGGTCAAGGCCGGTCGCCTGGCCGAGAAGACCGATCTGTTGTGCATGGGCGAAAACGAGACGCAAACCGTTTTTCGCCCGTCCAAGGTCCAGGCCTACGAAGGCCTGCAGCTCAAGGACCAGCAGAGCGTGGACATGGGCGACATCGTCGTCGTTGCCGGCCTGGAAAACGCCAATATCGGTGACACCATCTGCCTCAAGGAGTCCCCGGTCCGCCTGCCGCGCATCACCGTGGACGAGCCCACCGTGTCCATGCGTTTCACCATCAATACCTCGCCCTTCGCCGGCCGCGAGGGCAAGATCGTGCAATCGCGCAAGATCAAGGACCGTTTGTTCAAGGAAGCCCTGACCAATGTCGCCATCCAGGTCGAGGAGAGCGAGGATCGGGATTCCATGATCGTCAAGGGCCGGGGCGAGTTTCAGCTGGCCATCATTATCGAGACCATGCGCCGCGAGGGTTTTGAACTGGGGGTGGGCCGTCCCGAGGTCATCTGCAAGCAAAAGGACGGCAAGCTTCTGGAACCGTTGGAACATGTCTATGTGGACTGCGACGAGGCCTTCATGGGCGTGGTCACGGAAAAATTGTCTGTCCGGCGCGGCAAGCTCCTCAATCTGGTCAACAACGGCAGCGGCCGGGTGCGCATGGAGTTTTCCGTGCCCTCGCGCGCCCTTATCGGCTATCGCGACGAGTTCCTGACCGACACCAAGGGCACGGGCATCATGAATTCGTTGTTTGACGGCTACGGCGAATATCGTGGCGATTTTCCGAGTCGCTTTTCCGGCTCCCTGGTTTGCGATCGGGCCGGTCAGGCCGTGCCGTACGCCATTTTCAATCTGGAGCCGCGCGGTCGCATGTTCGTCCGCCCCGGTGACGCCGTCTACGAGGGCATGATCATCGGTGAACACAACCGGGACAATGACATCGACATCAACCCGACCAAGGAAAAAAAGCTGACCAACTTGCGTGCCTCGGGCAAGGACGAGTCCATCATCCTCACCCCGGTGCTGCCCATGACCCTGGAGAAGGCCCTGAACTTCATCCGCGACGACGAGATGGTCGAGGTCACGCCCCAGAACATCCGGTTGCGCAAGGTCGAGCTTTCCGCCCAGAAGCGCCACTCCATGGTTGCCCGCAAGAAAAAGGTCGAAGGAAAGTGA
- a CDS encoding solute-binding protein produces the protein MTLHIGRIDYLNIWHVFHLLESFCPEGPAFHYIPGHPSDLNAALADGTLDISPSSAFEYLARAEHYSLLPGASICAHEEVQSVLFLSPVDIDELPAWLAANPGPVCVTGASATSTALLKVLWSQKWSLPAPEWKEVPPGAGLATGRPFLEIGNLALRHFVHPPQGMHVIDLAREWRSWTDLPFVFAVWIVRRHLAPESRQLVDRLRGHIAAITATLDQEFDRLSLLPHRPDWLTQPDLLRYWRAMDYGLDARERAALALFAECCTRQGLLPGAPGLRWFSI, from the coding sequence ATGACCCTACACATCGGCCGTATCGACTATCTCAATATCTGGCATGTTTTTCACCTGCTGGAATCATTCTGTCCCGAGGGGCCGGCGTTCCACTACATTCCCGGCCACCCCAGCGACCTCAACGCCGCCCTGGCCGACGGGACCCTGGACATTTCCCCGTCCTCGGCCTTCGAATATCTGGCCCGGGCCGAACACTATTCGCTGCTACCGGGTGCGTCCATCTGCGCCCACGAGGAAGTGCAAAGCGTCCTTTTCCTGTCTCCGGTGGATATCGACGAACTGCCCGCGTGGCTGGCCGCCAATCCCGGTCCGGTCTGCGTGACCGGTGCCTCGGCCACGTCCACGGCCCTGCTCAAGGTGCTCTGGTCCCAGAAATGGAGTCTGCCCGCGCCCGAATGGAAAGAGGTTCCGCCCGGAGCGGGATTGGCCACGGGGCGCCCCTTTCTGGAAATCGGCAATCTGGCCCTGCGCCACTTCGTCCATCCTCCCCAAGGGATGCACGTCATCGACCTGGCCCGCGAATGGCGAAGCTGGACCGATCTGCCCTTTGTCTTCGCCGTCTGGATCGTCCGCCGCCACCTCGCTCCGGAGTCCAGACAACTCGTGGACCGTCTGCGGGGCCACATCGCCGCCATCACCGCCACCTTGGACCAGGAGTTCGACCGTTTGTCCCTGCTGCCCCACCGGCCGGATTGGCTGACCCAGCCGGACCTGCTCCGTTATTGGCGGGCCATGGACTATGGCCTGGATGCACGGGAGCGGGCCGCGCTCGCCCTGTTCGCGGAGTGCTGCACCCGCCAGGGACTCTTGCCTGGGGCCCCAGGCTTGCGATGGTTTTCCATCTAG
- a CDS encoding EAL domain-containing protein gives MISPLNSPAQPSILLVEDNVIVAFDMQQRLQKLGYRVQDIVPSGEKAVATALRQPPALILMDIFLDGPMDGIEAAQNILKTTQIPIIFLTGHDDEETLNRAKITEAFGYIIKPAKTRDLHVAIEIALYKHTTQQALQKSEQQYRLLFNSMLNGFALHEVVVNEAGRPSDLKFLDVNPAFASFFDLPAHDIIGRTLRQISGRAETFWIDMLGRTGLSRESVRFDTHVDFLDKHFSVVAFSPQPGQVAAIFEDITGRKDAEQRLQHRTFHDSLTNLPNRALCLDRIKQAMERAQVREDYLFAVILVDIDRFKDINDTLGHLVGDHLLNAVARILSDGVSSIDTVGRLGDDEFVILLEELPTKDAGMTEAARLKDALNRTLTIEDHNVHISASLGAVFGPTDYPSPESYLQGANIALRNAQEQGLDQLRFYSPEMQDKAIKKLDMETRLRHAIEDNEFSLALQPIYFMDTNPVLTGFEALIRWRTRDGAWIAPGEFIPLAEETGLILPLGQWILNRSCQTLNDWAMRFPEHGLSISVNLSARQFSSPDLVPSLVESIQRHAINPARLKLEITESDVMTNPESTVQKLRRMKELGLAILVDDFGTGYSSMSYLQRFPIDTLKIDRSFVSDLDQHANRVIVRTIINLAHSLGLSVIAEGIETSSQYTILKDLGCECAQGFYLSRPVTPEQAEQLILDSPK, from the coding sequence ATGATTTCACCGCTGAACTCCCCCGCCCAACCTTCCATCCTCCTGGTCGAGGACAACGTCATCGTTGCCTTCGACATGCAGCAGCGGCTCCAAAAACTCGGGTATCGCGTCCAGGACATTGTCCCCTCTGGCGAAAAGGCCGTGGCCACGGCCTTGCGGCAGCCTCCCGCGCTGATCCTCATGGACATATTTCTGGACGGCCCCATGGACGGCATCGAAGCCGCCCAAAACATCCTTAAAACCACGCAAATCCCCATTATTTTCCTGACCGGCCACGACGACGAGGAAACCCTGAACCGGGCCAAGATCACCGAGGCCTTCGGCTACATCATCAAGCCGGCCAAGACCCGCGACCTGCACGTGGCCATCGAGATCGCGCTCTACAAACACACCACCCAGCAGGCCTTGCAAAAAAGCGAACAGCAGTACCGGCTGCTTTTCAACTCCATGCTCAACGGCTTTGCCCTGCATGAAGTCGTCGTCAACGAGGCCGGCCGGCCCAGCGATCTCAAATTTCTGGATGTCAACCCGGCCTTTGCCAGCTTTTTCGATTTGCCGGCCCACGACATCATCGGCCGCACCCTGCGCCAAATCTCCGGCCGCGCCGAAACATTCTGGATCGACATGCTCGGCCGCACGGGTCTGAGCCGCGAATCCGTCCGCTTCGACACCCACGTCGACTTCCTGGACAAGCACTTTTCCGTGGTCGCCTTCAGCCCCCAGCCAGGGCAGGTGGCCGCCATCTTCGAGGACATCACCGGACGCAAGGACGCCGAGCAACGCCTCCAGCACCGCACCTTCCACGATTCCCTGACCAATCTGCCCAACCGGGCCCTGTGCCTGGACCGCATCAAGCAGGCCATGGAACGCGCCCAGGTCCGGGAGGATTATCTGTTCGCGGTCATTCTGGTCGATATCGACCGCTTCAAGGACATCAACGACACCCTCGGCCATCTCGTCGGCGATCACCTGCTCAATGCCGTGGCCAGAATCCTGAGCGATGGGGTTTCGTCCATCGACACCGTGGGGCGTCTTGGGGACGACGAATTCGTCATTCTCCTGGAAGAACTCCCCACCAAGGATGCTGGCATGACCGAGGCGGCCCGGCTCAAGGACGCGCTCAACCGCACCCTGACCATCGAGGACCACAACGTGCACATCAGCGCCAGCCTCGGCGCTGTTTTTGGCCCCACCGACTACCCCTCGCCCGAAAGCTATCTGCAAGGGGCCAACATCGCCCTGCGCAACGCCCAGGAACAAGGGCTCGACCAGCTCCGCTTCTATTCCCCGGAAATGCAGGACAAGGCCATCAAGAAGCTGGACATGGAAACCCGGCTGCGCCACGCCATCGAGGACAATGAATTCTCCCTGGCCCTGCAACCCATTTATTTCATGGACACCAATCCCGTTCTGACCGGTTTCGAGGCCCTGATCCGCTGGAGGACCAGGGACGGGGCCTGGATCGCCCCTGGAGAATTCATCCCCCTGGCCGAGGAAACCGGCCTCATCCTGCCCTTGGGGCAATGGATACTGAACCGCTCCTGCCAGACCCTGAATGATTGGGCCATGCGTTTTCCCGAGCACGGACTGAGCATTTCCGTGAACCTGTCCGCGCGGCAGTTTTCCAGCCCGGACCTGGTTCCCAGCCTGGTCGAGAGCATCCAGCGGCACGCCATCAATCCGGCCCGACTCAAGCTGGAAATCACGGAAAGCGACGTCATGACCAACCCCGAAAGCACGGTCCAAAAACTGCGGCGCATGAAGGAACTGGGCCTGGCCATCCTGGTCGATGACTTTGGCACCGGGTATTCGTCCATGAGCTATCTGCAACGCTTCCCCATCGACACTCTCAAAATCGACCGCAGCTTTGTCTCGGACCTGGACCAACACGCCAACCGGGTCATCGTGCGCACCATCATCAACCTGGCCCACAGCCTGGGCCTGTCGGTGATCGCCGAAGGCATCGAGACCAGTTCCCAATACACGATCCTCAAGGATCTGGGCTGCGAATGCGCCCAGGGCTTTTACCTGTCCCGACCCGTGACCCCGGAACAGGCCGAACAGCTCATCCTGGATTCCCCGAAATAA
- a CDS encoding lysylphosphatidylglycerol synthetase family protein — MKTSWRPLGTLLVLALTCGAIWLLIREISHYSLADIQTSLARIPRPCLAASLGLMILNYLILVGYDGLALKAIRKPLP, encoded by the coding sequence ATGAAGACATCCTGGCGCCCACTGGGCACGCTGCTCGTTCTCGCCCTGACCTGCGGGGCGATCTGGCTTTTGATCCGCGAAATCAGCCACTATTCCCTGGCGGACATTCAGACCAGCCTGGCCCGGATTCCCCGACCCTGCCTGGCTGCGTCCCTTGGGCTCATGATCCTCAATTATCTGATCCTGGTCGGCTACGACGGGCTGGCCCTCAAGGCCATCCGCAAGCCCCTCCCCTT
- a CDS encoding ABC transporter substrate-binding protein, which produces MKRCVVLCMVLAMVCGFAGMSLAADDTVRIGVFLPLTGQNAFGGQLELEGVQMAHKEMGEILGKKVELFVVDNKSDKVEAANAVKRLIEKEKVQAIIGTYGSSLAMAGGEVAEKAGVPQVGTSCTNPLVTQGKKYIFRVCFIDPFQGAGAATYAFRDLGLKKAALLIDVANDYSVGLASFFKRSFAKMGGEVVATLNYQSGDQDFTAQLQEIISKKPDVMFIPSYFAEGAIIMKQAKELGATFKIMGGDAMDNPEITAIGGNAVEGFMHTTFPYDPSMPDMNPVAAKFTAEWGKTNPDKDPNVNAALGYDAYMIIMDAITRAGKADAQSIADALAATKGFVGVTGTTTINDTHDAEKPVGLVMIKDGKKTYVGSITPEL; this is translated from the coding sequence ATGAAACGATGTGTAGTCCTGTGCATGGTTCTGGCCATGGTTTGCGGGTTTGCCGGCATGTCCCTGGCGGCCGACGACACCGTCCGCATCGGCGTGTTCCTGCCCTTGACCGGTCAGAACGCCTTTGGTGGCCAGCTGGAATTGGAAGGCGTGCAGATGGCCCACAAGGAAATGGGCGAGATCCTGGGCAAGAAGGTCGAGTTGTTCGTGGTGGACAACAAGTCCGACAAGGTCGAGGCGGCCAACGCGGTCAAGCGCCTGATCGAAAAGGAAAAAGTCCAGGCCATCATCGGCACCTACGGCTCCTCCCTGGCCATGGCCGGCGGCGAGGTGGCTGAAAAGGCCGGCGTGCCCCAGGTTGGCACCAGCTGCACCAACCCCCTGGTCACCCAGGGCAAGAAGTACATCTTCCGCGTGTGCTTCATCGATCCCTTCCAGGGCGCTGGCGCGGCCACCTATGCCTTCCGGGATCTGGGTCTGAAAAAGGCCGCCTTGTTGATCGACGTCGCCAATGACTATTCCGTTGGCCTGGCCAGCTTCTTCAAGAGATCCTTCGCCAAGATGGGCGGCGAAGTGGTGGCCACCCTGAATTATCAGTCCGGCGACCAGGATTTCACGGCCCAGCTGCAGGAAATCATCAGCAAGAAGCCCGACGTCATGTTCATTCCCTCCTACTTCGCCGAAGGCGCCATCATCATGAAGCAGGCCAAGGAATTGGGCGCGACCTTCAAGATCATGGGCGGCGATGCCATGGACAACCCGGAAATCACCGCCATCGGCGGCAACGCCGTGGAAGGCTTCATGCACACCACCTTCCCCTATGATCCGTCCATGCCCGACATGAACCCCGTGGCCGCCAAGTTCACCGCCGAATGGGGAAAGACCAACCCGGACAAGGACCCCAACGTCAACGCCGCCCTGGGCTATGACGCGTACATGATCATCATGGACGCCATCACGCGCGCCGGCAAGGCCGACGCCCAGTCCATCGCCGACGCCCTGGCCGCCACCAAGGGTTTCGTTGGCGTGACCGGAACCACGACCATCAACGACACTCATGACGCGGAAAAGCCCGTTGGCTTGGTCATGATCAAGGACGGCAAGAAGACCTACGTCGGCAGCATCACGCCCGAACTCTAA